In one Lolium rigidum isolate FL_2022 chromosome 3, APGP_CSIRO_Lrig_0.1, whole genome shotgun sequence genomic region, the following are encoded:
- the LOC124702577 gene encoding CLK4-associating serine/arginine rich protein-like has product MWHEARRSEKKVHELMDAARRRAQRRAAYLARRRGDPHQSLQVSGARCRVHRDDALYQATEDQQGLIPWNGKQDVLIDRFDGRALLDFIRDPSSRPFRAQEKSEEDEELEEFVNFERYRDLIKHRRRGFSDEAGLQHVAQELEAKAILPFSFEKPQSSQTPTSKGSYSQVGYSYKGDGDEDSDDLDSDDEDEEEEEDDGKDFSSDDSSDERMENLAKEFGVKRYNWLVYMDKKVKEEEKRQKEIIKGDPSIKKLSRRERRKASQSEREREREAVRSVGRVSYHDPYREQRRSPSYEAYSRGRRSRSRSRSRSPSYSRRHARGSHAESNHRSKAKPPRVEYITEFGGSEDTSDLKVTGISPPSSPKRVGIPNRSSGVQILEALHSDPASSLSVEQEKSSKILKPPISAPSALAKLKGASGGVGKTPQAEKKETPQERLKRIMSKQLNKQIKKDTAAETAKKREQERQRQEKLAEVGRYRHRSRSRSLSRSPPRKRHYSRSRSRSRSPRRYRSPSSSPSRSPRYRSRSRH; this is encoded by the exons ATGTGGCACGAGGCACGGCGGTCAGAGAAGAAGGTCCATGAGCTCATGGACGCCGCGCGGCGCCGGGCGCAGCGGCGCGCCGCCTacctcgcccgccgccgcggcGACCCGCACCAGTCCCTCCAGGTCTCCGGCGCGCGCTGCCGCGTCCACCGCGACGACGCGCTCTACCAGGCCACCGAGGACCAGCAGGGATT GATACCATGGAATGGGAAACAAGATGTTTTGATTGACAG ATTTGATGGCCGTGCACTGCTTGATTTCATCCGTGACCCTAGCTCTCGGCCTTTTCGAGCTCAGGAAAAatctgaagaagatgaagagttaGAGGAATTTGTTAATTTTGAACGTTACCGGGACTTGATTAAGCATCGTCGCAGAGGAT TTTCTGATGAGGCAGGTTTGCAACATGTTGCACAAGAGTTGGAAGCAAAAGCTATTCTTCCTTTTAGCTTTGAGAA GCCTCAATCCTCGCAGACTCCAACTAGCAAAGGTTCCTATTCGCAGGTTGGATACTCATATAAAGGGGACGGAGATGAAGATTCTGATGATCTAGACAGtgacgatgaagatgaagaggaagaagaagatgatggcaAGGACTTCAGTAGTGATGATAGCAGTGATGAGCGAATGGAAAATTTAGCTAAGGAATTTGGCGTGAAAAGATATAACTGGCTTGTTTACATGGACAAAAAGGTTAAAGAAGAAGAGAAGCGGCAGAAAGAAATTATTAAAGGCGATCCATCCATT AAAAAGTTGAGTCGACGAGAAAGAAGGAAGGCTTCTCAATCTGAGAGGGAAAGAGAGAGGGAGGCAGTACGTTCTGTTGGAAGGGTATCTTATCATGACCCTTATAG GGAACAAAGGAGAAGCCCATCATATGAAGCATATTCAAGGGGCAGAAG ATCAAGGTCACGATCAAGATCTCGTTCACCTTCATATTCTAGACGTCACGCCCGTGGTTCACATGCTGAAAGTAACCATCGAAGCAAGGCGAAGCCTCCAAGGGTTGAATACATTACTGAATTTGGAGGTTCAGAAGACACCAGTGACCTGAAAGTTACAGGGATCTCTCCGCCTTCGTCTCCAAAACGAGTTGGCATACCTAACCG GTCATCAGGTGTCCAAATTCTGGAGGCACTTCACAGTGATCCTGCATCTTCTTTGTCTGTGGAACAGGAAAAAAGTTCTAAAATTTTGAAACCACCTATCAG CGCACCATCAGCACTAGCGAAACTAAAGGGCGCTTCTGGAGGAGTTGGTAAAACTCCCCAGGCTGAAAAGAAAGAAACACCACAAGAACGTCTTAAAAGGATAATGAGCAAACAGCTTAACAAGCAAA TTAAGAAAGATACTGCTGCGGAGACTGCAAAGAAACGAGAACAGGAGCGACAAAGGCAGGAAAAACTTGCAGAAGTGGGTCGATACAGGCACCGTAGCAGGAGTAGAAGTCTTAGTCGTTCTCCACCAAG AAAGCGACACTATAGCAGAAGCCGTAGCAGGAGCAGGAGCCCAAGAAGATACCGTTCACCCTCGAGTTCGCCCTCTCGCTCTCCAAG GTACAGAAGCAGATCAAGACACTGA